Proteins from a single region of Besnoitia besnoiti strain Bb-Ger1 chromosome Unknown contig00173, whole genome shotgun sequence:
- a CDS encoding uncharacterized protein (encoded by transcript BESB_032380), translated as MIAVHHHPTGLLKTAKSVGFQYPTTLRLFHIGYVLGVIYGFLFSLILTARENYYSDASLISSIVLGVIISETGLFISFFWGVYTTSWTTGLDLEGLCLPDPSSLVLFMTIMLSALAEHS; from the coding sequence atgattgcagtacaccaccaccccactggactgcttaagacagctaaaagtgttggatttcaatatcctactacattaagattattccacatcggttatgttctaggcgtaatatatggattcttgttctcactcatcttaacagcgagagaaaactactactcagatgctagtctaatcagtagcatcgtacttggagttatcatctctgagacaggattatttatcagctttttctggggagtatatactacgagttggactactggtttagatcttgaaggtctttgtttaccggatccaagttctcttgtgcttttcatgaccatcatgttaagtgcattagcagagca